In Methanothermus fervidus DSM 2088, a single genomic region encodes these proteins:
- a CDS encoding hypothetical protein (InterPro IPR008947~KEGG: mth:MTH53 hypothetical protein~SPTR: O26159 Putative uncharacterized protein~PFAM: Zinc dependent phospholipase C) — MNIKKYLLLALVLSLPFTFSFTYGWKEESHRYIVELIYNNLPSEYQSKIDLEAMKEGSTAPDLKFKDFKKHHFPPAYYEAKKWLNKGKDAWKKRNYKYASYCFGVATHYISDSFCAPHNIAKESKKDHEMYESQVIGYTPQIKYIPGDLYTLMSTAKNEKNDWYKWLKTRDPSIVEKHFDKAASVAYSAVLNSLKETDVPNKANPYLKETKYNTSGETKITSIHGILIGMLLILITVLVVRRRF; from the coding sequence TTGAACATCAAGAAATACCTCCTACTAGCTTTAGTTCTGTCTTTGCCATTTACATTTAGCTTTACCTATGGATGGAAAGAAGAATCTCATCGCTACATAGTTGAATTGATCTACAACAACCTACCTTCTGAATATCAAAGCAAAATTGACCTCGAAGCTATGAAGGAGGGTTCAACAGCCCCTGACTTAAAATTTAAGGACTTCAAAAAACACCATTTCCCTCCAGCTTATTATGAAGCTAAGAAATGGCTTAATAAAGGCAAAGATGCTTGGAAGAAAAGAAATTACAAGTATGCAAGTTATTGCTTTGGAGTTGCAACTCACTATATATCTGATTCTTTCTGTGCTCCACATAATATAGCTAAAGAGTCAAAAAAAGATCATGAGATGTATGAGTCTCAAGTTATTGGTTATACACCACAGATCAAGTATATTCCAGGAGATCTCTATACTTTGATGTCAACAGCGAAAAACGAAAAGAATGATTGGTATAAGTGGTTAAAGACTAGAGATCCTAGTATAGTGGAGAAGCATTTTGATAAGGCTGCATCAGTTGCATATTCTGCAGTGCTTAATAGTTTAAAAGAAACAGACGTTCCAAATAAAGCTAATCCATATTTAAAAGAAACGAAATATAATACTTCAGGAGAAACTAAAATAACGTCTATACATGGAATATTAATTGGCATGCTTCTAATTTTAATTACTGTGTTAGTTGTTAGAAGGAGATTCTAA
- a CDS encoding Radical SAM domain protein (COGs: COG1313 Uncharacterized Fe-S protein PflX homolog of pyruvate formate lyase activating protein~InterPro IPR016431: IPR007197~KEGG: mka:MK0928 hypothetical protein~PFAM: Radical SAM domain protein~SPTR: Q8TWV3 Uncharacterized Fe-S protein PflX, homolog of pyruvate formate lyase activating protein~PFAM: Radical SAM superfamily), producing the protein MLEEYHRISKNEKLARFKVIKKISVDIEGNETLSKLWEIHENALKKLKTGRTDEEVKFSLLDLKILIAEKLFRSCCFCERRCKVDRTKETGFCGVKEPRVASEFMHIGEEQPLIPSHTIFFSGCTFRCVFCQNWDISQFPEAGVVISPKKLAKIIDRKRQLGSKNVNFVGGDPTPNLNYILKVMKYCRENIPVIWNSNMYLTVESMKLLDGFVDLYLTDFKFGNDDCAKKLANVDNYWEVITRNHLLAEKSGDVIIRHLVLPGHVECCTEPIIEWIAENMEKAVVNIMGQYRPVYKANKYPEIARYPTSEEIYKARKLAEKEGLELLP; encoded by the coding sequence ATGTTAGAAGAGTATCATAGAATTAGTAAGAATGAAAAATTAGCTAGATTCAAGGTTATTAAGAAAATTAGTGTTGATATTGAAGGAAATGAAACATTGTCTAAGTTATGGGAGATACATGAAAATGCATTGAAAAAATTAAAAACTGGCAGAACAGATGAGGAAGTAAAATTTTCATTGTTAGATCTGAAAATATTAATTGCGGAAAAATTGTTTAGGTCTTGCTGTTTTTGTGAAAGAAGGTGTAAGGTTGATCGTACAAAAGAAACAGGTTTTTGTGGAGTAAAAGAACCTAGAGTAGCATCGGAATTTATGCATATTGGAGAGGAACAGCCATTAATTCCAAGCCACACAATATTTTTCTCAGGTTGTACATTTAGATGTGTTTTCTGTCAAAATTGGGATATATCTCAATTTCCAGAAGCAGGCGTGGTTATATCTCCAAAAAAATTAGCAAAAATAATAGATAGAAAAAGACAGCTTGGTTCTAAAAATGTAAATTTTGTTGGTGGGGATCCAACTCCAAATCTTAATTACATACTAAAAGTCATGAAATATTGTAGAGAAAATATTCCTGTGATCTGGAATAGTAATATGTATTTAACTGTTGAATCTATGAAGCTTCTTGATGGATTTGTGGATTTGTATCTCACAGATTTTAAGTTTGGCAATGATGATTGTGCAAAAAAGTTAGCAAATGTTGATAATTATTGGGAAGTGATAACACGTAATCATTTATTGGCTGAGAAGTCTGGAGATGTAATCATAAGACATTTAGTACTTCCAGGACATGTTGAATGTTGTACAGAACCAATAATCGAATGGATAGCTGAGAATATGGAGAAGGCTGTAGTAAATATTATGGGACAATATAGGCCTGTTTACAAGGCAAATAAATATCCAGAGATAGCTAGATATCCTACTTCAGAGGAAATATATAAAGCTAGAAAACTGGCTGAAAAGGAAGGGCTTGAATTGCTCCCTTGA
- a CDS encoding hypothetical protein (KEGG: mpu:MYPU_6780 restriction-modification enzyme subunit M1~SPTR: Q98QD3 RESTRICTION MODIFICATION ENZYME SUBUNIT M2) codes for MIKISFEKRDFLYDNGLVNIFLNIKKDERFKNIDDYTVKYGDSEFKLLDNKIIFHGSFKELEDVYFILRSIYYSKAFEETKNYKPYYDPKNDKVIIAPKLNVKPYLQRSERTNNLLPRMEVSKEKLEALKNEETKAKSNFEGKVSGKLQYGEKNMVMIYLEPKRLGESISSKIKKILAGDKCFFCGNKYSKYIDDNGKKMSFSIKSTNLIFDFGVGGGCQKAIF; via the coding sequence ATGATCAAAATAAGTTTTGAGAAAAGGGATTTTCTTTACGATAATGGGCTCGTGAATATCTTTTTAAATATTAAAAAAGACGAAAGATTCAAAAATATTGATGATTACACCGTGAAATATGGGGATTCCGAATTTAAACTCTTAGATAATAAAATTATCTTCCATGGATCATTTAAGGAATTGGAAGATGTCTATTTTATTTTAAGAAGTATTTATTACTCCAAGGCATTTGAGGAAACCAAAAATTACAAACCTTATTATGATCCAAAAAATGATAAGGTCATTATAGCACCAAAACTTAATGTTAAACCATATTTACAGAGATCTGAGCGTACAAACAATCTTTTACCTAGAATGGAAGTATCAAAGGAAAAGCTCGAAGCCCTCAAAAATGAAGAGACCAAGGCTAAAAGTAATTTTGAAGGGAAGGTAAGTGGCAAGCTTCAGTATGGTGAAAAGAATATGGTAATGATATACTTGGAACCAAAAAGACTTGGAGAATCTATTTCATCAAAAATTAAAAAAATTCTGGCAGGAGACAAATGTTTTTTCTGTGGAAATAAGTATTCAAAGTATATAGACGATAACGGCAAAAAAATGTCTTTTTCAATAAAATCTACCAATTTGATATTTGACTTTGGTGTAGGAGGGGGGTGTCAAAAGGCCATCTTTTAG
- a CDS encoding conserved hypothetical protein (KEGG: msi:Msm_0099 hypothetical protein~SPTR: B9AD51 Putative uncharacterized protein), which yields MSSVIIEYSFIAVVLLIFSYSLFSVVQREHELSVALCAARSGANLATTMNNYAVYPTISFDNYTEFKPELLSPSATKIIKIEYKFKGYNERYKKFEIELQVYAHVNRLFNNHSLRSLGDRINYNVRKSICEVFGTGDKYEYYDPAFSQNFVFITPEVKWV from the coding sequence ATGAGTTCTGTGATTATTGAATATTCATTTATAGCCGTAGTTTTGTTGATTTTCTCATATTCACTTTTTTCTGTGGTGCAGCGTGAACATGAATTATCAGTTGCTTTATGCGCCGCAAGATCTGGTGCAAACCTTGCAACAACAATGAACAATTATGCAGTATATCCTACAATTTCATTTGATAATTATACTGAATTTAAACCAGAATTATTATCTCCGTCTGCAACCAAAATAATTAAAATAGAATATAAATTTAAAGGTTATAATGAAAGATATAAGAAATTTGAAATTGAACTACAAGTTTATGCGCATGTAAATAGATTGTTTAATAATCATTCTCTCCGATCGCTGGGAGACAGGATAAACTACAATGTTAGAAAATCCATATGTGAAGTGTTTGGAACTGGGGATAAATATGAATATTATGATCCAGCATTCTCTCAAAATTTTGTCTTCATAACTCCTGAAGTTAAATGGGTCTAA
- a CDS encoding hypothetical protein (KEGG: tko:TK0675 hypothetical protein~SPTR: C2A1U7 Putative uncharacterized protein): MCDLIYKYGLLNNYFVDNNVFLISAPSLRFLYNIKKILMIPEDYLEESSKKTNFLKRGDFVTSGPYSRLLLLIHKIKEKIIDRDELAYLSIYYFVVTTRGVDDLKVYNKLSYISQFFDSIKNLRNESSTPFLNLLMNYSYYKGINKYEMKNLPREEISRRILFGLPIDSVLSDLSFYNLSQNNPSSINSFLLYKFLTKYLEVIGMSDIKELHNVCRLVGNRIGYFAAQYDKKDVLYSIREIGNFERLSEFFKNLEYEILKEDAGAVWNSRVEGTDKRYSDLIQEILMDTKENSINLIRNYLAIYAIQKYLSTKYAKKKGGD, translated from the coding sequence ATGTGTGATCTTATTTACAAGTATGGTCTATTAAATAATTATTTTGTTGATAACAATGTATTCCTGATATCGGCTCCTTCCCTCCGCTTTTTATATAATATAAAGAAGATTCTGATGATTCCTGAGGATTATCTTGAGGAATCTTCAAAAAAGACAAACTTTCTAAAACGCGGAGATTTTGTTACAAGCGGTCCTTATTCAAGATTACTCCTTCTAATTCATAAAATTAAGGAAAAAATAATTGACAGGGATGAACTTGCTTATCTCTCCATATATTATTTTGTTGTTACCACCCGGGGCGTGGATGATTTAAAGGTTTACAACAAGCTTTCGTACATATCACAATTTTTTGACAGCATTAAAAATTTAAGAAACGAATCTAGTACTCCTTTCTTAAATTTACTAATGAATTATTCGTATTATAAAGGTATAAACAAATATGAAATGAAGAATTTACCCAGAGAAGAAATTTCAAGAAGGATCCTCTTCGGACTCCCTATAGACTCTGTTTTGAGCGACTTGTCTTTTTATAATCTTTCACAAAATAATCCTTCTAGTATTAACTCATTCCTTCTTTATAAATTTCTTACAAAATATTTGGAGGTAATTGGAATGTCTGATATTAAGGAATTGCATAATGTGTGTCGGCTTGTCGGAAACAGGATTGGATATTTCGCAGCTCAATACGATAAAAAAGATGTTTTATATTCTATTAGAGAAATAGGAAATTTTGAAAGACTTAGTGAGTTCTTCAAAAACCTTGAATACGAAATATTAAAAGAAGATGCGGGAGCAGTCTGGAACTCTCGAGTAGAAGGGACTGACAAAAGATACAGTGATTTGATTCAAGAGATATTAATGGATACAAAAGAAAACAGTATAAATTTAATAAGGAATTATCTTGCTATTTATGCTATACAAAAATACCTATCCACTAAATACGCAAAGAAAAAAGGAGGGGATTAA
- a CDS encoding hypothetical protein (KEGG: lbf:LBF_0709 sugar phosphotransferase~SPTR: B0SL57 Putative phospho-N-acetylmuramoyl-pentapeptide-transferase, glycosyltransferase family 4), giving the protein MKTIKISPIRWKVMEIYYWGSRSLFKILFVLIFFILCGLRGITRKKHITPEDKALEYFLFKIVFILVIIVFLITLVGFVIEIDPKRRITYSNRISFAVFIIMIFSLVMLLIYNFVLPALLFSIFLLFLPLLHIKLASEHLKKKRYVMYENAEGEITDKYVDYPLKAFFEDPEESLRKVREGADEDKKKLNKDEKGLPENTELGELIDGETFSFPFIGGLMILISLSTILGLDKLFKSIGGFGFVARLVLMFIFIFILPYLLSSYYEKKAKAYRHDLREEYLVINRDKKIIKIYDSKEEFLGDGYKVRELEDTSS; this is encoded by the coding sequence ATGAAAACCATAAAAATAAGTCCAATAAGATGGAAAGTTATGGAAATTTATTATTGGGGAAGTAGATCATTGTTTAAAATTTTATTCGTATTGATATTTTTCATCCTCTGCGGTTTACGTGGTATAACTAGGAAAAAGCATATAACACCAGAAGATAAAGCTCTTGAATATTTTTTATTTAAAATAGTTTTTATTTTAGTAATCATTGTTTTCCTAATTACGTTAGTAGGCTTTGTTATAGAAATAGATCCTAAGAGAAGGATTACTTATTCCAATCGCATTTCTTTCGCAGTATTCATAATAATGATATTTTCACTGGTAATGTTACTTATTTATAATTTCGTTTTACCTGCCTTGCTCTTCTCCATCTTTCTACTATTTTTACCACTCCTACACATCAAATTAGCCTCTGAACATTTAAAGAAGAAAAGATACGTTATGTATGAAAATGCAGAAGGTGAGATAACAGATAAATATGTTGATTATCCTCTTAAAGCATTTTTTGAGGATCCTGAAGAATCATTGAGGAAAGTGAGAGAAGGAGCAGATGAAGATAAAAAGAAATTAAATAAAGATGAAAAAGGACTCCCAGAAAATACAGAACTTGGAGAGCTTATTGATGGAGAAACCTTTAGTTTCCCTTTTATTGGTGGTCTTATGATTTTAATCAGTTTATCTACCATACTTGGCCTTGATAAATTATTTAAATCTATTGGTGGTTTTGGTTTTGTAGCGAGGCTTGTTTTAATGTTTATTTTTATTTTTATACTACCATATCTCCTGTCTTCTTATTATGAAAAGAAAGCTAAGGCATACCGTCATGATCTCAGGGAAGAATATCTAGTTATAAACAGAGATAAGAAGATCATAAAGATCTATGATAGCAAGGAGGAATTCTTAGGGGATGGATATAAGGTGAGAGAGTTGGAGGACACCTCCTCATGA
- a CDS encoding Nicotinate-nucleotide-dimethylbenzimidazolephosp horibosyltransferase (COGs: COG2038 NaMN:DMB phosphoribosyltransferase~InterPro IPR003200: IPR002805~KEGG: mth:MTH1426 hypothetical protein~PFAM: Nicotinate-nucleotide-dimethylbenzimidazole phosphoribosyltransferase~SPTR: O27477 UPF0284 protein MTH_1426~PFAM: Phosphoribosyltransferase~TIGRFAM: conserved hypothetical protein TIGR00303): protein MQEINSLKNTERSLNYLDEIKDKDFLFTCVIATTETSCIPGITGAGATPELTKYTPALDTELVVCGKPLSMSEIPQTVVEGSSTPTPAVITRAVVELLDIPFLVVDAGAEIKPKIPYIELNDKPGKDIRTGKAVDKPRSIYEKGKILGKFLSKITEYLIIGESTPAGTTTALGVLTALGYNASFKVSASLPENPHGLKRKVVMEGLKNANIEPGNIDDPFDAVKAVGDPMIPAVAGICAGFKNYITLAGGTQMPAVCALLKEVENFNFSKLAIATTVFVVKDESSDILNIVEQIGDIPVYYVDPHFEKSNHEGLKRYMEGHVKEGVGAGGAMFAAVLKGITTDELRKEIEKVCTVVF, encoded by the coding sequence ATGCAAGAAATAAATTCTCTAAAAAATACAGAAAGATCTTTAAATTATTTAGATGAAATAAAAGATAAAGATTTTCTATTTACTTGTGTTATTGCTACAACTGAAACATCATGCATTCCTGGAATAACTGGAGCAGGTGCAACACCTGAATTAACAAAATATACGCCAGCTCTTGACACAGAATTGGTAGTTTGTGGCAAACCATTAAGCATGTCAGAAATTCCCCAAACTGTTGTTGAAGGTTCTTCAACACCCACACCTGCGGTTATAACAAGAGCAGTAGTTGAACTTTTGGATATCCCTTTTTTAGTAGTAGATGCTGGAGCAGAAATAAAACCAAAAATACCTTATATCGAATTAAATGATAAACCTGGAAAAGATATAAGAACAGGTAAAGCCGTTGATAAACCTCGCTCAATTTATGAAAAAGGTAAAATATTGGGAAAGTTTTTATCAAAAATAACAGAATATTTAATAATTGGGGAAAGCACACCTGCTGGCACAACAACTGCTCTTGGAGTATTAACTGCTTTGGGATATAATGCTAGCTTTAAAGTTAGTGCAAGTTTACCAGAAAATCCTCATGGATTAAAGAGAAAAGTAGTGATGGAAGGATTAAAAAATGCAAATATAGAACCTGGCAATATTGATGATCCATTTGACGCTGTTAAAGCTGTTGGAGATCCAATGATACCCGCTGTTGCTGGAATATGCGCTGGATTTAAAAATTATATAACACTTGCTGGTGGAACACAAATGCCAGCAGTTTGTGCATTATTAAAAGAAGTAGAAAACTTTAATTTTTCTAAATTAGCTATAGCAACCACAGTTTTCGTTGTGAAGGATGAAAGTTCTGATATTTTAAATATAGTTGAGCAAATTGGTGATATACCTGTATATTATGTTGATCCTCATTTTGAAAAATCAAATCATGAAGGTTTAAAAAGATATATGGAAGGGCATGTGAAGGAAGGCGTAGGTGCTGGAGGGGCAATGTTTGCTGCAGTGTTAAAAGGTATTACTACCGATGAATTAAGAAAAGAAATTGAGAAAGTCTGTACAGTTGTTTTTTAG
- a CDS encoding cyclic nucleotide-binding protein (COGs: COG0675 Transposase and inactivated derivatives~InterPro IPR000595: IPR001959: IPR010095~KEGG: tko:TK0931 transposase~PFAM: putative transposase IS891/IS1136/IS1341 family; transposase IS605 OrfB~SPTR: Q5JI88 Probable transposase~TIGRFAM: transposase, IS605 OrfB family~PFAM: Helix-turn-helix domain; Probable transposase~TIGRFAM: transposase, IS605 OrfB family, central region) — protein sequence MSHIYAYKFRLYPSKEQEDKLLETLEICRHVYNYFLSEINNSKEYISYYKMCKRLTQLKKEKTELKKVYAKVLQLVLYQLHSNLKALAKLKKNGKKVGRLRYKGKWFKSFIYNQSGFKIIKTGKRLDRLYLSKIGEIPIRINREIEGKIKQIIVKRYRSGKWFALVCIEKEKETKPKTGKAIGIDVGIKHFLTDSEERQIENPRFYEKTLERIKIEQRKLSRKKKGSKNYEKQRKKLAGCYEKLRNQRDDFLHKLSRFYVDNYDVICVENLTIKNMVKNHKLAKSILDASWGKFLQMLSYKAERAGKIVKKVNPRGTSKGLTYKNKLRDYISACRILLREWGSPDSLPERKPLLRTISCKDIVSGQVFSMKQEAP from the coding sequence ATGTCACATATCTATGCATATAAGTTCAGACTTTATCCAAGTAAAGAACAGGAAGACAAGCTATTGGAAACTTTAGAGATTTGTAGGCATGTTTATAATTATTTTCTAAGTGAAATTAATAATTCTAAGGAGTATATATCATATTATAAGATGTGCAAGCGATTAACTCAATTAAAGAAAGAAAAAACTGAATTAAAGAAAGTATATGCAAAAGTTTTACAGCTTGTGCTTTATCAGCTTCATTCCAACTTAAAAGCTTTAGCCAAACTTAAGAAAAATGGTAAGAAGGTCGGAAGACTACGGTATAAAGGAAAGTGGTTTAAATCTTTTATTTATAATCAATCTGGTTTCAAGATAATAAAAACTGGAAAAAGACTAGATAGGCTATATCTATCAAAGATTGGAGAAATTCCAATTAGGATAAACAGAGAAATTGAGGGGAAGATAAAACAGATTATAGTGAAACGCTATAGATCTGGAAAATGGTTTGCTTTAGTTTGTATTGAGAAAGAAAAAGAAACCAAGCCTAAAACAGGTAAAGCAATAGGAATTGATGTTGGAATAAAGCATTTCCTAACAGACAGTGAAGAAAGGCAAATAGAAAATCCAAGATTCTATGAAAAAACCCTGGAGAGAATTAAAATTGAACAGAGGAAACTATCAAGGAAAAAGAAAGGTTCTAAGAACTATGAGAAGCAAAGAAAGAAACTTGCAGGATGTTATGAAAAGTTAAGAAATCAAAGGGATGACTTCCTACATAAGCTAAGTAGGTTTTATGTTGATAATTATGACGTGATTTGTGTTGAGAATCTAACTATAAAGAATATGGTTAAAAATCATAAGCTTGCAAAAAGTATTTTAGATGCTTCCTGGGGTAAATTCCTTCAAATGCTATCTTACAAGGCTGAAAGGGCCGGTAAGATTGTTAAGAAGGTAAATCCAAGAGGAACATCAAAAGGATTAACCTATAAGAATAAACTAAGAGATTATATATCAGCGTGTAGAATATTGTTGAGGGAATGGGGTAGTCCTGATAGCCTGCCTGAGAGAAAACCTCTACTCAGAACTATCTCCTGTAAGGATATAGTCTCTGGGCAAGTTTTCTCTATGAAGCAGGAAGCTCCGTAG
- a CDS encoding CRISPR-associated protein Cas6 (COGs: COG1583 Uncharacterized protein predicted to be involved in DNA repair (RAMP superfamily)~InterPro IPR002743: IPR020592: IPR010156~KEGG: mst:Msp_0418 hypothetical protein~PFAM: protein of unknown function DUF57~SPTR: Q2NH84 Putative uncharacterized protein~TIGRFAM: CRISPR-associated protein Cas6~PFAM: CRISPR associated protein Cas6~TIGRFAM: CRISPR-associated endoribonuclease Cas6) → MRLLIKFKPKKDFGYTSVNNYTIQGFIYSFLKRSSKFESYHNRRGFKYFCFSNIFPISNFKRGETKNLIISSPAPRLLKTIKKEIKRNESYYLGKIPIELESVSLFKTRFGRQFITSTPVVLYKNNRKNIYFSMKKSCDLSFFMERLKENALKKYNAFHDGDYYFDGNIFDRVKYAREVAVRLKRAGKMFIVIGTLWKNLEKFNMDNKRFYRFILDCGIGEKNSLGFGMLNTVGSIK, encoded by the coding sequence ATGAGACTACTTATCAAGTTTAAACCAAAGAAAGATTTTGGATACACCTCAGTCAATAATTATACTATTCAGGGATTTATTTACTCATTTTTAAAGAGAAGTTCTAAATTTGAAAGTTACCATAACAGAAGAGGCTTCAAATATTTTTGTTTTTCAAATATTTTCCCAATAAGTAATTTTAAGAGAGGAGAAACTAAAAATTTAATAATTTCTTCACCAGCGCCTAGGCTTTTGAAAACGATTAAAAAGGAAATTAAAAGAAATGAATCATATTATTTAGGAAAGATCCCAATTGAGTTGGAATCTGTGAGTCTTTTTAAAACCCGATTTGGAAGACAATTTATAACGAGCACGCCAGTAGTATTGTATAAAAATAATAGGAAAAATATCTATTTTTCGATGAAAAAATCATGTGACCTTTCATTTTTTATGGAAAGATTGAAAGAAAATGCCTTGAAAAAGTATAATGCTTTTCATGATGGTGATTATTATTTCGATGGAAACATTTTTGACAGGGTTAAATACGCTCGAGAGGTTGCTGTTAGACTTAAAAGGGCAGGTAAAATGTTCATTGTCATAGGGACGCTCTGGAAGAATCTTGAAAAGTTTAATATGGACAACAAAAGATTTTATAGGTTTATATTAGATTGTGGCATTGGTGAGAAGAATTCACTGGGATTTGGAATGCTAAATACAGTGGGGAGTATAAAATGA
- a CDS encoding Protein of unknown function DUF372 (COGs: COG2098 conserved hypothetical protein~InterPro IPR007179: IPR007181~KEGG: msi:Msm_0985 hypothetical protein~PFAM: Protein of unknown function DUF372; Protein of unknown function DUF381~SPTR: A5ULW2 Putative uncharacterized protein~PFAM: Domain of unknown function (DUF381); Domain of unknown function (DUF372)) translates to MAEKKEIEKYFKNLSNRERAIFEGAISMGALFHQFIGVPISKKNLELIKDAIESSIKLQPAIKDVKVKINEKKVEEMESKFNYTTLTEEMLDVKIISRVKDIEAVIRMKYIDKLKYPLIYVEKVRGVNNKI, encoded by the coding sequence ATGGCTGAGAAAAAAGAAATTGAAAAATATTTTAAAAATTTAAGTAATAGGGAAAGAGCTATTTTTGAAGGTGCAATAAGCATGGGGGCACTTTTTCATCAATTTATCGGCGTGCCTATAAGTAAAAAGAATTTAGAATTAATTAAAGATGCAATAGAAAGCTCAATAAAATTACAGCCTGCAATAAAAGATGTTAAGGTAAAGATTAATGAAAAAAAAGTGGAAGAAATGGAAAGTAAATTCAATTATACAACACTTACAGAAGAAATGTTGGATGTTAAAATTATTTCTAGGGTAAAGGATATTGAAGCTGTAATTAGGATGAAATACATAGACAAGCTAAAATATCCATTAATTTATGTTGAAAAAGTGAGAGGTGTGAATAATAAAATTTAA
- a CDS encoding hypothetical protein (KEGG: mst:Msp_0078 hypothetical protein~SPTR: Q2NI53 Hypothetical membrane-spanning protein), whose amino-acid sequence MILLVQLINNEIDNANNENKVYAMRSLTDNISNSIILSYSGGNGHKVYLSLPKSICNCQYNIYIKEDEVYCVCGNLKCKSTIFVPVDNVELYANKEYLFENENNKVRVVMQ is encoded by the coding sequence GTGATTTTATTAGTACAATTAATAAATAATGAAATCGACAATGCTAATAACGAAAATAAAGTATATGCAATGAGATCTTTAACAGATAACATATCTAATTCCATAATTTTGTCCTATAGTGGAGGTAACGGACATAAAGTATATCTTTCACTACCAAAATCCATTTGCAATTGCCAATACAATATTTACATAAAGGAAGATGAAGTATACTGTGTTTGCGGGAATTTAAAATGCAAAAGTACTATTTTTGTGCCTGTAGATAATGTAGAATTGTATGCAAATAAAGAATATCTCTTTGAGAATGAGAATAACAAAGTTAGGGTTGTGATGCAATGA